One genomic window of Oncorhynchus kisutch isolate 150728-3 linkage group LG24, Okis_V2, whole genome shotgun sequence includes the following:
- the LOC109869003 gene encoding citrate synthase, mitochondrial yields MRAPIHLQPSVVLFLSGHLQPLTFGNTINYIFSTDTMSFLTTGISRLAPRLLNSKNVTCILVASRHASSSTNLKDVLTDLIPKEQSRIKSFKQQYGKTNIGSITVDMVYGGMRGMKGLVYETSVLDPDEGIRFRGYSIPECQQLLPKAPGGQEPLPEGLFWLLVTGQVPTEEQVSWLSKEWAKRAALPSHVVTMLDNFPTNLHPMSQFSAAITALNSESSFARAYSEGVNKAKYWEFIYEDSMDLIAKLPCVAAKIYRNLYREGSTIGAIDSNLDWSANFANMLGYSDSAEFTELMRLYLTIHSDHEGGNVSAHTSHLVGSALSDPYLSFSAALNGLAGPLHGLANQEVLVWLTALQKEMGGEVSDEKMRDYIWNTLKSGRVVPGYGHAVLRKTDPRYQCQQEFAFKHLPNDPMFKLVHQLYKIVPPVLLEQGKAKNPWPNVDAHSGVLLQYYGMTEMNYYTVLFGVSRALGVLAQLIWSRALGFPLERPKSMSTDGLMTLVGANKSG; encoded by the exons ATGCGGGCCCCAATCCATCTTCAACCTTCAGTAGTGCTTTTTCTGTCGGGGCACCTTCAACCATTGACTTTCGGAAATACAATAAATTATATTTTCTCCACAGACACCATGTCCTTTCTGACTACAGGTATCAGCAGGTTAGCGCCAAGACTCCTTAATTCAAAG AATGTCACCTGCATCCTTGTGGCGTCCAGACATGCCAGCTCCTCAACA AATCTAAAGGATGTTCTAACAGACCTTATTCCAAAAGAACAAAGTAGGATCAAGAGCTTCAAACAGCAGTATGGAAAAACCAACATTGGATCGATCACTGTTGATATG gtctATGGTGGGATGAGGGGCATGAAGGGTCTGGTGTACGAGACCTCAGTGCTGGATCCTGATgag GGAATCCGTTTCCGGGGCTACAGCATTCCGGAGTGTCAGCAGCTGTTGCCCAAGGCTCCAGGAGGTCAGGAGCCACTGCCTGAGGGCCTCTTTTGGCTGCTGGTCACAGGACAGGTCCCCACAGAGGAACAG GTGAGCTGGTTGTCCAAAGAATGGGCTAAGCGGGCAGCACTCCCCTCCCACGTGGTCACCATGCTAGATAACTTCCCCACCAACCTGCACCCCATGTCCCAGTTCAGTGCTGCCATCACAGCTCTGAACAGCGAGAGCAGCTTTGCCCGGGCCTACTCTGAGGGCGTCAACAAGGCCAAGTACTGGGag TTCATCTATGAGGACTCCATGGACTTGATTGCCAAGTTGCCGTGTGTTGCTGCTAAGATCTACCGTAACCTGTACCGTGAGGGCAGCACCATTGGCGCCATCGACTCCAACCTGGACTGGTCCGCTAACTTCGCCAACATGCTGGGCTACAGCGACTCTGCTGAGTTCACTGAACTAATGAGGCTCTACCTTACCATCCACAG TGACCATGAGGGAGGTAACGTCAGTGCCCACACCAGTCACCTGGTGGGCAGTGCTCTCTCTGACCCTTACCTCTCCTTCAGTGCTGCTCTGAACGGGCTGGCTGGACCTCTGCATGGGCTGGCCAACCAG GAGGTGCTGGTGTGGCTGACGGCCCTGCagaaggagatgggaggggaggtgTCTGATGAGAAGATGAGGGATTACATCTGGAACACACTCAAGTCTGGCAGG GTGGTGCCAGGCTATGGGCATGCTGTCCTGAGGAAGACTGACCCCAGGTACCAATGCCAGCAGGAGTTTGCCTTCAAGCACCTGCCCAACGACCCCATGTTCAAACTGGTGCACCAGCTCTACAAGATTGTGCCCCCAGTACTGCTGGAGCAGGGCAAGGCCAAGAACCCCTGGCCCAATGTCGACGCCCACAGTGGAGTTCTGCTGCAG TACTATGGGATGACAGAGATGAACTACTACACTGTGCTGTTTGGTGTGTCCCGAGCTCTGGGTGTGTTGGCCCAACTTATCTGGAGCCGAGCCCTGGGCTTCCCTCTGGAGCGCCCCAAGTCCATGAGCACAGACGGACTCATGACCCTGGTGGGGGCCAATAAGTCCGGCTGA